Genomic segment of Juglans microcarpa x Juglans regia isolate MS1-56 chromosome 7S, Jm3101_v1.0, whole genome shotgun sequence:
TGTGCTTATTTCTGACACTTTGAGATAGAGCAGTGTGACCACATaggaagacaaaaaaaaaaaaaaaaaacatcagtTAAATCTGGatatattgttattgttatttagCAAAAAATTGTGGCATAAATTTTAGAAGCTGGAAGTTTGGGAAATGGCCTTCATTGCTTGAGAGAATATTCCTGGTACTAATGGCATGGTGAGTCGGTGACATAGACTTCATACTTCTTGTTTTCTATTAAAGGGCCTTATTTGAAAGTTGAGTAGCCAGGCTATGCTAACTTATTTTCTTAGAGAATTAACTTTAGGAATTGGAATGCTTATTTAGTATTGTATCGTCAAGCACTTCATTTGGCAGATGTATTCTTCTGTACATATTGATTTAACTTTATCACCCATATAtaaaagtttgtttttttttcatgcctaatatataatattttacaaaagaaaaagaacttggTGACTCTTTGATTGGAGTACCTTTTGTTGTGTCTGTGACTGGAGTTTGGATTATTTACTTGCTTGCATTTTGTTTATCACCTTTGAAGTTGAGTAGTACTAAGCTTTGTACTTACCCAAAAAAGTGCATACTAAtctctgttatttatttatgttttttaccAGGTGACATTCATGGACAATATACTGATCTTTTGAGGCTTTTTGAGTATGGGGGTTTTCCTCCCAATGCCAACTATTTATTCCTTGGAGACTACGTAGACCGTGGCAAGCAGAGTTTGGAAACAATATGCCTTTTGCTTgcttataaaatcaaatatccTGAGAACTTCTTTCTTTTGAGAGGGAATCATGAATGTGCTTCAATTAATCGGATATATGGATTTTATGATGAATGTAAACGCCGGTTCAATATAAGAATTTGGAAAACTTTTACtgattgttttaattgtcttccTGTGGCTGCACTCATAGACGACAAAATATTGTGCATGCATGGTGGCCTTTCCCCTGATTTAACAAATTTAGATCAAATCAGGAACTTACCTCGTCCAGCTGATGTTCCGGACTCTGGTTTGCTTTGTGATTTACTTTGGTCAGATCCTGGTAGAGATGTCAAAGGCTGGGCAATGAACGATCGTGGAGTCTCTTACACTTTTGGTGCTGATAGCCTTTC
This window contains:
- the LOC121240578 gene encoding serine/threonine-protein phosphatase PP1, encoding MDPAVLDDIINRLLEYRQVRAGKQVQLMETEIRQLCTVSREIFLQQPNLLELEAPIKICGDIHGQYTDLLRLFEYGGFPPNANYLFLGDYVDRGKQSLETICLLLAYKIKYPENFFLLRGNHECASINRIYGFYDECKRRFNIRIWKTFTDCFNCLPVAALIDDKILCMHGGLSPDLTNLDQIRNLPRPADVPDSGLLCDLLWSDPGRDVKGWAMNDRGVSYTFGADSLSEFLTKNDMDLVCRAHQVVEDGYEFFAHRQLVTIFSAPNYCGEFDNAGAMMSVDESLMCSFQILKPADKKRKFI